From a single Marinobacter sp. THAF197a genomic region:
- a CDS encoding succinate dehydrogenase assembly factor 2 — MSDTNASNDHTEFHRLWWHSRRGMLELDVLLLPFLEEAYRDLEPDDQARYKKLLSCEDTDMFEWFMQRSRPEDPDLQRIVDIILNRVQPD; from the coding sequence ATGTCAGACACCAATGCGTCCAACGACCATACCGAATTTCACCGCCTGTGGTGGCACAGCCGCCGGGGCATGCTGGAACTGGATGTTCTGCTGCTGCCCTTCCTGGAGGAAGCGTACCGGGATCTCGAGCCGGACGACCAGGCCCGATACAAGAAACTGCTGAGCTGCGAAGACACCGATATGTTCGAATGGTTCATGCAACGCAGCCGGCCGGAAGACCCGGATCTTCAGCGCATCGTTGACATCATCCTGAACCGTGTCCAGCCGGATTGA
- the thrC gene encoding threonine synthase: MRYISTRGEAPALGFEDVLLTGLATDGGLYVPESLPHFSVEEIRSWRGLPYAELAYKVMYPFVEDAIPADDFRKMLGETYSVFSHQAVAPLVQLDTNEWVMELFRGPTLAFKDFALQLLGRLLDYVLEKRKQHVVIMGATSGDTGSAAIEGCRRCEHVDIFILHPYQRVSEVQRRQMTTVQGDNIHNIAVKGNFDDCQRMVKESFGNQSFLGGKTQLAAVNSINWARIMAQIVYYFQASLALGGPDRSMAFSVPTGNFGDIFAGYLAKKMGLPIAQLVIATNRNDILHRFMSGNKYEQHQLEHTLSPSMDIMVSSNFERLLFDLHGRDGAAVKDLLERAAKGPVSIEDYRWKHARKLFDSDAVDDKTTCDTIRDIYEKNEYLLDPHTAIGVRAARNCRRDSTVPMITLGTAHPAKFPDAIAESGLVVKPQLPAHMADLFEREERYTVLDNNVSEVQGFIAKHWKNA; the protein is encoded by the coding sequence GTGAGATACATCAGTACACGGGGTGAAGCGCCCGCTCTGGGCTTTGAAGACGTTCTTCTGACTGGCCTGGCCACAGACGGCGGCCTGTATGTGCCGGAATCACTGCCGCACTTCAGTGTGGAAGAAATCCGCAGCTGGCGTGGGCTCCCTTATGCAGAGCTGGCTTACAAGGTGATGTACCCGTTTGTCGAAGACGCCATTCCGGCGGATGATTTTCGCAAGATGCTGGGCGAAACCTACAGCGTATTCAGTCACCAGGCGGTCGCGCCCCTGGTGCAGCTGGACACCAATGAGTGGGTGATGGAACTGTTCCGGGGCCCCACGCTGGCGTTCAAGGACTTTGCCCTGCAGCTGTTGGGTCGACTGCTGGATTACGTCCTCGAGAAGCGCAAGCAGCACGTGGTGATCATGGGTGCCACCTCCGGTGACACCGGCTCTGCCGCCATCGAAGGGTGCCGCCGTTGCGAGCATGTGGATATCTTTATCCTGCATCCGTACCAGCGAGTATCGGAAGTACAGCGCCGGCAGATGACTACGGTGCAGGGTGACAACATCCATAACATCGCGGTCAAGGGGAACTTCGACGACTGCCAGCGCATGGTAAAAGAAAGCTTCGGCAACCAGTCATTCCTGGGTGGCAAAACCCAGTTGGCAGCGGTGAACTCCATCAACTGGGCGCGGATCATGGCCCAGATTGTTTACTACTTCCAAGCGTCCCTGGCCCTGGGTGGCCCGGATCGTAGCATGGCGTTCTCGGTACCCACCGGTAACTTCGGTGACATTTTTGCCGGGTACCTGGCCAAGAAAATGGGCCTGCCGATTGCCCAGCTGGTGATTGCCACCAACCGGAACGACATCCTGCATCGCTTCATGAGCGGCAACAAGTATGAGCAGCATCAGCTGGAGCACACTTTGTCGCCGAGCATGGATATCATGGTGTCCAGCAACTTCGAGCGCCTGCTGTTCGACCTGCACGGCCGTGACGGTGCGGCGGTGAAAGATCTGCTGGAGCGGGCAGCCAAGGGTCCGGTCAGCATCGAAGACTACCGCTGGAAGCACGCCCGCAAGCTGTTCGACAGCGACGCAGTGGACGACAAAACCACCTGCGACACCATTCGGGACATCTACGAGAAGAACGAATACCTGCTGGACCCGCACACTGCCATCGGCGTGCGCGCTGCCCGCAACTGCCGCCGCGACAGCACTGTGCCGATGATTACCCTGGGTACCGCCCACCCGGCCAAGTTCCCGGACGCCATCGCCGAGTCTGGCCTGGTTGTGAAGCCGCAACTGCCGGCCCACATGGCGGACCTGTTTGAGCGGGAAGAGCGCTACACCGTGCTGGATAACAACGTGTCCGAGGTGCAGGGCTTTATCGCCAAGCATTGGAAGAACGCCTGA
- the prfB gene encoding peptide chain release factor 2 (programmed frameshift): MEINPIVTKIKELRERTEALRGYLDYDQRSERLVEVERELELPTVWDDPERAQNLGKERSDLELIVKTIDNLTNGLSDAESLLDMAVEEDDEGTVDEIQADLESLDGELEKLEFRRMFSGEMDANNAYLDIQAGSGGTEAQDWGNMLLRMYLRWAERRGFKAEIVELQEGEVAGIKSATIHIQGDYAYGWLRTETGVHRLVRKSPFDSGNRRHTSFSSVFVSPEVDDSFEIEINPADLRVDVYRASGAGGQHVNRTESAVRLTHNPTGIVVACQAGRSQHQNKDQAMKQLKAKLFELEMQKRNEEKQKAEDSKSDIGWGSQIRSYVLDDSRIKDLRTKVETSNTQSVLDGDIDKFIEASLKMAL; encoded by the exons ATGGAAATTAATCCCATAGTGACGAAGATCAAAGAGCTTCGCGAGCGCACCGAAGCGCTGAGGGGGTATCTT GACTACGATCAGCGAAGTGAACGACTGGTCGAAGTAGAACGGGAACTCGAGCTCCCCACCGTATGGGACGATCCCGAGCGAGCCCAGAACCTGGGTAAAGAACGCTCCGATCTTGAACTGATCGTCAAAACCATCGACAACCTCACCAACGGCCTGAGCGATGCCGAGAGTCTGCTCGACATGGCCGTGGAAGAGGATGATGAAGGCACCGTCGACGAAATTCAGGCCGACCTGGAAAGCCTCGATGGCGAGCTGGAAAAACTTGAATTCCGCCGCATGTTCTCCGGTGAAATGGACGCCAACAACGCCTATCTGGACATCCAGGCCGGCTCCGGCGGCACCGAAGCCCAGGACTGGGGCAACATGCTGCTTCGCATGTACCTGCGCTGGGCCGAGCGCCGTGGTTTCAAGGCCGAAATCGTCGAACTGCAGGAAGGTGAAGTGGCCGGCATCAAGAGCGCCACTATTCACATCCAGGGCGACTACGCCTACGGCTGGCTGCGTACGGAAACCGGCGTACACCGCCTGGTGCGCAAATCCCCGTTCGATTCCGGTAACCGTCGCCACACCTCCTTCTCTTCCGTGTTTGTGTCCCCGGAAGTGGATGACAGCTTTGAAATCGAAATCAACCCGGCGGACTTGCGGGTCGATGTGTACCGCGCATCCGGTGCCGGTGGTCAGCACGTTAACCGGACCGAATCCGCGGTGCGCCTGACCCACAACCCCACGGGCATTGTTGTTGCCTGCCAGGCTGGCCGAAGCCAGCACCAGAACAAAGACCAGGCCATGAAGCAGCTCAAGGCCAAGCTCTTTGAACTGGAAATGCAGAAGCGCAACGAAGAGAAACAGAAAGCCGAAGACTCCAAGTCTGACATCGGCTGGGGTAGCCAGATCCGTTCCTACGTGCTGGACGACAGCCGTATCAAGGACCTGCGCACCAAGGTGGAAACCAGCAACACCCAGTCGGTGTTGGATGGCGACATCGACAAGTTTATTGAAGCCAGTCTGAAGATGGCGCTGTAA
- the lysS gene encoding lysine--tRNA ligase encodes MTEHTQNAAQPEDNKLIAERRAKLANMREQGNPFPNDFRRDATAAELQEKYGDKSKEELESLGIKVAIAGRMMLDRKAFKVVQDMTGRIQIYASKDVQKDTKHWDMGDIVGVRGTLSKSGKGDLYVTMDEYVLLTKSLRPLPEKHKGLTDTEARYRHRYVDLMVNEDSRRVFHARSKIINAMRQYFTDRDFMEVETPMLQVIPGGATARPFVTHHNALGIDMYLRIAPELFLKRLVVGGFERVFEINRNFRNEGLSTRHNPEFTMVEFYQAYADYNDLMDLTEDMLRTIAQKVLGTTTVINTRVLKDGSEETIEYDFGKPFERLTVVDAILRYNPDITREQLADDAQARAVAKNLGIHVKDIWGLGKVQIEIFEATAEHRLMQPTFITEYPKEISPLARCKDSDPFVTERFEFFVGGREIANGFSELNDAEDQAERFQAQVAEKDAGDDEAMFYDDDYVMALEYGLPPTAGEGIGIDRLAMLLTNSPSIRDVILFPAMRPEHKAEQKPESE; translated from the coding sequence ATGACTGAACACACCCAGAACGCTGCACAGCCCGAGGACAACAAGCTGATTGCCGAGCGCCGCGCCAAACTGGCAAACATGCGCGAGCAGGGCAATCCGTTCCCGAACGACTTCCGTCGCGATGCCACCGCTGCCGAGCTGCAGGAAAAATACGGTGACAAATCCAAGGAAGAGCTGGAGTCCCTGGGTATCAAAGTGGCGATTGCCGGCCGCATGATGCTCGACCGCAAGGCGTTCAAGGTGGTTCAGGATATGACGGGCCGTATCCAGATCTACGCCTCCAAGGATGTACAGAAAGACACCAAGCACTGGGACATGGGTGACATCGTGGGCGTGCGCGGTACTCTGTCGAAATCCGGCAAGGGCGACCTGTATGTCACCATGGACGAGTACGTGCTGCTGACCAAGTCCCTGCGCCCGTTGCCGGAGAAGCACAAGGGCCTGACCGACACCGAAGCCCGCTACCGCCACCGGTACGTGGACCTGATGGTGAACGAAGACAGCCGCCGCGTGTTCCACGCTCGCTCGAAGATCATCAACGCCATGCGCCAGTACTTCACCGACCGTGACTTCATGGAAGTGGAAACCCCCATGCTGCAGGTGATCCCCGGCGGCGCCACCGCACGTCCGTTTGTGACCCATCACAACGCCCTGGGCATCGACATGTACCTGCGGATTGCCCCGGAGCTGTTCCTCAAGCGCCTGGTGGTTGGTGGCTTTGAGCGAGTGTTCGAGATCAACCGCAACTTCCGTAACGAAGGGCTGTCCACCCGGCACAACCCCGAGTTCACCATGGTCGAGTTCTACCAGGCTTACGCCGACTACAACGACCTGATGGACCTGACCGAAGACATGCTGCGCACCATCGCCCAGAAAGTGCTGGGCACCACCACGGTGATCAACACCCGGGTGCTCAAGGACGGCAGCGAAGAAACCATCGAATACGATTTCGGCAAGCCGTTCGAGCGCCTGACCGTGGTTGACGCCATCCTGCGCTACAACCCGGACATTACCCGCGAGCAGCTGGCAGACGACGCGCAGGCCCGTGCCGTGGCGAAGAACCTGGGTATCCATGTGAAAGACATCTGGGGCCTGGGCAAGGTGCAGATCGAGATCTTCGAGGCGACGGCCGAGCACCGCCTGATGCAGCCAACCTTCATCACCGAATACCCGAAAGAGATCTCTCCACTGGCCCGCTGCAAAGACAGCGACCCGTTCGTGACCGAGCGCTTCGAGTTCTTCGTGGGTGGCCGCGAGATCGCCAACGGCTTCTCCGAGTTGAACGATGCCGAAGACCAGGCCGAACGCTTCCAGGCCCAGGTGGCAGAGAAAGACGCCGGCGACGACGAAGCCATGTTCTACGACGACGACTACGTCATGGCCCTGGAATACGGCCTGCCGCCGACCGCCGGCGAGGGCATCGGTATCGACCGCCTGGCCATGCTGCTGACCAACTCACCGTCCATCCGCGACGTGATCCTGTTCCCGGCCATGCGCCCCGAGCACAAAGCCGAACAGAAACCGGAAAGCGAGTAA
- a CDS encoding YgfZ/GcvT domain-containing protein, with amino-acid sequence MNPTENPRPHYSSDAGYTQLTNRLVVRISGAGADKFVQGQFSQHVDEVTQTQSLRATACTPKGRAYCVTRMVRHDQDLLMDLDAELADDTLSHLRKYLMLFRGTSMDVLPSARILGLIGKPAAITACGDAAESLSRPGQTLATGSGILIRIEDTSDQTARYEWWQLEGDQPLPEELPELSIAHWNASSISAGVPWLTAQTREAYVPQMLNLQHLQGVHFKKGCYTGQEVIARMHFLGQLKKSLFRLRFEGSDTAPEPGTRLLSEGKNVGEVVNAELTSEQAGEMLAVIRHDAQQGTLALEGMNTVTVTMQPLPYPVPEQQPATQADT; translated from the coding sequence ATGAACCCCACGGAAAACCCTCGGCCACACTACTCGTCTGACGCCGGGTACACACAGCTCACCAACAGACTGGTGGTGCGCATCAGCGGCGCCGGCGCCGACAAGTTTGTCCAGGGCCAGTTTTCCCAGCATGTGGATGAGGTGACACAGACCCAGTCTTTGCGGGCAACCGCCTGCACCCCCAAGGGACGAGCTTACTGCGTAACCCGCATGGTACGGCACGACCAGGACCTGTTGATGGACCTGGATGCAGAGCTGGCGGATGACACCCTTAGCCACCTCCGCAAGTACCTGATGCTGTTTCGTGGGACCAGCATGGACGTGCTGCCTTCCGCCCGAATCCTTGGCCTGATCGGTAAACCCGCCGCTATCACTGCCTGCGGAGACGCAGCCGAATCGCTTTCCCGGCCGGGGCAGACGCTGGCCACCGGTTCCGGAATCCTGATTCGAATCGAGGATACCAGTGACCAGACGGCCCGCTACGAATGGTGGCAGCTTGAGGGAGATCAACCGCTGCCGGAGGAACTGCCCGAGTTATCCATCGCACACTGGAACGCTTCCAGTATTTCCGCCGGCGTGCCTTGGCTAACGGCCCAGACCCGGGAAGCCTATGTTCCGCAGATGCTCAACCTGCAACACCTGCAAGGCGTTCATTTCAAGAAGGGCTGCTACACCGGTCAGGAAGTGATCGCCAGAATGCACTTTCTGGGGCAGCTCAAGAAGAGCCTGTTCCGGTTGCGTTTTGAGGGTTCCGACACTGCACCGGAACCGGGCACCAGGCTACTGAGCGAGGGCAAGAACGTTGGCGAGGTAGTTAACGCAGAGCTCACGTCTGAACAGGCTGGTGAGATGCTGGCGGTTATCCGGCACGACGCTCAGCAAGGCACCCTGGCTCTGGAAGGCATGAACACGGTGACCGTGACCATGCAACCTCTGCCTTACCCGGTGCCCGAGCAACAGCCCGCAACGCAGGCAGATACATAA
- the ung gene encoding uracil-DNA glycosylase, with protein MHPAEALAQQLKPGRGWDQWLADEFRQPYMLQLAEFLAAQEQAGKVLFPEQRHCFNALNSTPLNQVKVVILGQDPYHGPGQAHGLCFSVRPGVPTPPSLVNIFKEIETDLAITPPDHGCLQPWAEQGVLLLNAVLTVEQGNAGAHQNKGWETFTDKVIETINREREGVVFLLWGSYARKKGRHIDRNRHLVLEGPHPSPLSAYRGFFGCQHFSQANDWLQRQGIAQVDWSLPDRFQLIQRYAKS; from the coding sequence ATGCACCCTGCCGAGGCACTGGCTCAACAACTGAAGCCCGGTCGCGGCTGGGACCAGTGGCTGGCGGACGAGTTCCGCCAGCCCTACATGCTGCAACTGGCCGAATTCCTGGCCGCCCAAGAGCAGGCGGGCAAAGTACTGTTCCCGGAGCAAAGACACTGCTTCAACGCCCTGAACAGCACCCCTCTGAACCAGGTCAAAGTCGTCATCCTCGGCCAGGACCCCTACCACGGCCCCGGCCAGGCCCACGGCCTCTGCTTCTCCGTCCGCCCGGGCGTGCCCACGCCGCCGTCCCTGGTGAACATCTTCAAAGAAATCGAAACCGACCTGGCCATCACCCCGCCAGACCACGGCTGCCTGCAACCCTGGGCAGAACAGGGCGTATTACTCCTGAACGCGGTGCTCACCGTCGAACAGGGCAACGCTGGTGCGCACCAGAACAAGGGATGGGAGACCTTCACCGACAAAGTGATCGAAACCATCAACCGGGAGCGGGAGGGCGTGGTGTTTCTGCTCTGGGGCAGCTACGCCAGGAAGAAAGGCCGGCACATTGATCGCAATCGCCATCTGGTTCTGGAAGGACCGCACCCGTCACCGCTGAGTGCTTATCGAGGTTTTTTTGGTTGTCAGCACTTCTCGCAAGCTAATGACTGGCTGCAAAGGCAGGGAATAGCTCAAGTCGATTGGTCACTGCCGGATAGATTTCAGCTTATCCAGAGATATGCGAAGAGCTGA
- a CDS encoding HDOD domain-containing protein, whose product MANIVDTIKADLTDAIENDKLVLPTLPEVALQVRDIAESEDSAIADLVKVISNDTALSARIIRVCNSPLFRGSRAIENLNMAVSRLGMAYTSNLAMGLAMEQMFQATSDMVDKRLRATWQTSTEVAGVCHVLAQHYTKLKPDQATLAGLVHLIGVLPILRYVEDRDIQISSIMLDNVIDQLHPRIGALILKKWDFPSDLQNVPLEYANFQREVPAADYADLVMVANLQLVAGTDHPWTEMDWNTIPAFGRLGLDPNIDMSEEEDLNAQMEAAMALLQ is encoded by the coding sequence ATGGCCAACATTGTAGATACCATCAAGGCTGACCTGACCGACGCCATTGAGAACGACAAACTGGTGCTGCCAACGCTGCCGGAGGTGGCGCTTCAGGTTCGGGACATCGCCGAGTCCGAAGACTCGGCCATCGCTGACCTGGTCAAGGTCATCAGTAACGACACAGCCCTCTCTGCCCGGATTATCCGCGTGTGCAACAGCCCGCTATTCCGGGGTAGCCGCGCAATTGAAAACCTGAACATGGCGGTCAGCCGCCTTGGCATGGCCTACACCAGCAACCTGGCCATGGGTCTGGCCATGGAGCAGATGTTCCAGGCCACCTCAGACATGGTCGACAAGCGGCTGCGCGCCACCTGGCAAACCAGCACTGAAGTGGCCGGCGTATGCCACGTTCTGGCCCAGCATTACACCAAGCTCAAACCGGATCAGGCCACGCTGGCGGGGCTTGTGCACCTGATTGGGGTGCTGCCGATTCTGCGCTATGTGGAGGACAGGGACATCCAGATCAGTAGTATCATGCTGGATAATGTCATTGATCAGCTGCACCCGCGCATTGGCGCGCTGATTCTCAAGAAGTGGGATTTCCCGAGTGATCTTCAGAATGTGCCGCTGGAGTATGCCAATTTCCAGCGCGAGGTGCCGGCGGCGGATTATGCCGATCTGGTGATGGTGGCGAATCTGCAACTGGTGGCGGGTACAGATCACCCGTGGACGGAGATGGACTGGAATACCATTCCCGCCTTTGGGCGTTTGGGGTTGGATCCGAATATCGACATGAGCGAGGAGGAGGATCTCAACGCTCAGATGGAAGCGGCGATGGCGTTGCTTCAGTAA
- the recJ gene encoding single-stranded-DNA-specific exonuclease RecJ has translation MTPKKILRRPQPSDVTGWGQNLPPILRRLYAARGVHSDDQLQYTLKHLASPMQLRGIDRAVELLAEAVAQKQRVMVLGDFDADGATSTAVAMLGLSMLGVAAIDFRVPSRFSDGYGLTPGIIHRLQDEGDLPDLMVTVDNGISAIEGVRAARELGIKVVITDHHLAGDELPDADAIVNPNQPDCPFLSKNAAGVGVMFYVLTALRKHLRDNNLLPESEPNLGNLLDLVALGTVADVVPLDHNNRIFVEQGIRRIRKGEARPGILALLEVAGRDYTEISATDLGFVVGPRLNAAGRLDDMSIGIACLLADSRDEALRLARELDNFNRERRTIEKDMKTQAQDLLASMSLDIEGLPWGLALFDQDWHQGVIGILAARIREQTHRPTIAFAPDDDGEHLKGSARSIPGLHIRDALAVVDAKNPGLMKKYGGHAMAAGMTIARDDLERFSNAFDQAVRDTLKPEDLEAAITTDGPLTPDELNLDTAYLLKRAGPWGQHFPEPLFDGEFRVVSQRIVGENHLKLVLQPVEGGGIIDGIAFNTGPEVPDFTRSGARVVYKPDANTFRGRTNLQLLVDYLEPLS, from the coding sequence ATGACTCCTAAAAAAATCCTGCGTCGTCCCCAGCCGTCAGACGTGACGGGCTGGGGGCAAAATCTGCCCCCCATCCTTCGCCGCCTGTACGCCGCCCGAGGTGTGCATTCCGACGACCAGCTCCAGTACACCCTGAAACACCTGGCGTCGCCCATGCAGTTGCGTGGCATAGATCGCGCGGTTGAACTGCTGGCCGAGGCCGTTGCCCAGAAGCAGCGGGTGATGGTGCTGGGGGATTTCGATGCCGATGGCGCTACCAGCACTGCCGTCGCCATGCTCGGGCTGTCCATGCTCGGTGTTGCAGCCATTGATTTCCGGGTGCCCAGCCGCTTCTCCGATGGCTACGGCCTGACTCCGGGCATCATTCACCGGTTACAGGACGAAGGCGACCTGCCTGATCTGATGGTGACCGTCGATAACGGTATTTCCGCCATCGAAGGCGTGCGCGCCGCCCGGGAACTGGGTATCAAGGTGGTCATTACCGACCACCACCTGGCCGGTGACGAACTGCCAGACGCCGACGCCATCGTTAACCCCAACCAGCCTGACTGTCCGTTCCTGAGCAAGAACGCCGCCGGTGTCGGCGTGATGTTCTACGTGCTCACCGCCCTGCGCAAGCACCTGCGGGACAACAATCTTTTGCCAGAATCGGAACCAAACCTTGGCAACCTGCTGGACCTGGTGGCCCTGGGTACTGTGGCAGACGTAGTGCCGCTGGATCACAACAACCGGATCTTTGTGGAGCAGGGCATCCGCCGCATTCGCAAGGGCGAAGCCCGACCGGGGATCCTGGCCCTGTTGGAAGTGGCGGGCCGTGACTATACCGAAATCAGCGCCACTGACCTCGGCTTCGTGGTTGGCCCGCGTCTGAACGCCGCCGGCCGGCTGGATGACATGAGCATCGGTATCGCCTGCCTGCTCGCCGACAGTCGCGATGAAGCCCTGCGCCTGGCTCGGGAGCTGGATAACTTCAACCGCGAACGTCGCACCATCGAAAAGGACATGAAAACACAGGCGCAGGACCTGCTTGCCTCCATGTCCCTGGACATTGAAGGCCTGCCCTGGGGCCTGGCCCTGTTCGACCAGGACTGGCACCAGGGCGTGATTGGCATCCTGGCCGCCAGAATCCGCGAACAGACTCATCGCCCCACCATCGCCTTCGCCCCCGATGATGACGGCGAACACCTCAAAGGTTCCGCCCGCTCCATCCCCGGCCTGCACATCCGCGATGCTCTGGCCGTGGTAGACGCGAAAAATCCAGGCCTGATGAAAAAATACGGCGGCCACGCCATGGCCGCCGGCATGACCATCGCCCGGGATGACCTGGAACGTTTTAGTAACGCCTTCGACCAGGCAGTGCGCGATACCCTGAAACCGGAAGACCTCGAAGCCGCCATCACCACCGACGGCCCCCTGACACCGGATGAGCTAAACCTGGACACCGCCTACCTGCTCAAACGGGCCGGCCCCTGGGGGCAGCACTTCCCCGAACCGCTGTTTGATGGTGAATTCCGGGTAGTGAGCCAGCGGATTGTTGGCGAGAACCATTTGAAACTGGTACTTCAGCCGGTTGAGGGCGGGGGCATTATTGATGGCATTGCCTTCAATACCGGGCCGGAAGTGCCGGACTTTACCCGGAGTGGCGCGCGGGTGGTTTATAAGCCGGATGCGAATACGTTTCGGGGGAGAACCAATCTTCAGCTGTTGGTGGATTATCTGGAGCCGTTAAGCTGA